From Xanthomonas sp. 10-10:
CTGACCACCACCGGCGACATCTCGGCCACGCCTAGCGTGGAAGGCGGCACCCTGTATGTGCCCGACTGGGGCGGCACCCTGTACAGCGTCGACACCCAGACCGGCAAGCCGAACTGGCAGGCCAAGTTGTCCGACTACACCGGCAACGCCGCCTCGGTGACGCGCAACACCCCGGCCATCAGCGCCAAGAGCATCATCGTCGGCGACCAGGCTGCAGGCACCGTGCTGGCGATCGACAAGAAGACCGGCAAGCTGTTGTGGAAGACCACCGCCGAAGCCAACCCGCAGGCGCGCATCACCTCCTCGCCGGTGATCTACGGCAACCGCATCTACGTGCCCGTATCTTCCGGCGACTGGGGCAACCTCGACTCGACCCATACCTTCAGTTTCCGCGGCAGCGTCGTGGCGCTGGATCTGAACACCGGCAAGAAGCTGTGGCAGTTCTACAACGTGCCCGAAGGCTACACCGGCGCCTCGGTGTGGGGCCAGGTGGCGATCGATCCGATCAGCCGCCGCCTGTATTTCGGCACCGGCAACAACTACAACATTCCGCAGAGCGTGGGCAACTGCGTCTCCAATGCGCGCTCCTACCGCGGTAGCGAGCTGACCGTGCAGGACGAACTGAACTGCATGGCGCCGGATAACTACGTCGACTCGGTGGTGGCGTTGAATCTGGATACCGGCAAGCTGGCCTGGGCCAATCGCGCACAGGGTTACGACGCATGGAACCTGTCGTGCATCGTCGCACCCACCAACGGCCTGTGCCCCAACACGCAGGCAACCAACCTGACCGGCCCCGATTACGACTTCGGTGGTGCCGGCGTCCAGCTGTTCACCGTGTGGCGTGACGGCAAGCCGCAGCAGTTGGTCGGCGCAGGGCAAAAGAGCGGCATCTATTGGGCCTTCGACGCCAGGACCGGTGCCAAGGTGTGGTCGACCCAGGTCGGCCCCGGCGGCACCACCGGCGGCGTCGAATGGGGCACCGCGTTCGACCCGTACAAGTCGCAGGTCTATGTGGCCATCAACAACAGCTCCAACGCCACCTACACCCTGGGGCCGGACAACACCGTCAGCCACAACGGCGGCTCGTGGGCAGCGCTGGATGCCGCGACCGGCAAGATCAAATGGCAGGTCAAGGTGCCCGGCATCAACCGCGTGAATCCGACCGTGCCGGCCGGCGGCCAGGGCTCGCTGACTGTGTCGCCGAACCTGCTGTATGCCGGTTCGATGGCAGGCAACATGGTTGCCCTCGATACCGATACCGGCGCCACGCTGTGGAACTACGACGCCACCGGCTCG
This genomic window contains:
- a CDS encoding PQQ-binding-like beta-propeller repeat protein; the encoded protein is MTNFNRRLRLRSLTLIPCLLASAVAFAQPGPATAQQSVSSLDAQAFARSGQVWSAFGSNLPFASPTNWPSAGGGYFNARFAPGEWKINRTTVKGLKPAWTLTTTGDISATPSVEGGTLYVPDWGGTLYSVDTQTGKPNWQAKLSDYTGNAASVTRNTPAISAKSIIVGDQAAGTVLAIDKKTGKLLWKTTAEANPQARITSSPVIYGNRIYVPVSSGDWGNLDSTHTFSFRGSVVALDLNTGKKLWQFYNVPEGYTGASVWGQVAIDPISRRLYFGTGNNYNIPQSVGNCVSNARSYRGSELTVQDELNCMAPDNYVDSVVALNLDTGKLAWANRAQGYDAWNLSCIVAPTNGLCPNTQATNLTGPDYDFGGAGVQLFTVWRDGKPQQLVGAGQKSGIYWAFDARTGAKVWSTQVGPGGTTGGVEWGTAFDPYKSQVYVAINNSSNATYTLGPDNTVSHNGGSWAALDAATGKIKWQVKVPGINRVNPTVPAGGQGSLTVSPNLLYAGSMAGNMVALDTDTGATLWNYDATGSVISSPAVVNGALYWGAGYGRFNFGTAATSNQLIKFVPDSSAAK